One Nonomuraea angiospora DNA segment encodes these proteins:
- a CDS encoding PadR family transcriptional regulator, with translation MALRHAVLAALLGGEYSGYQLTKIFDVGVSNFWYAAPQQLYAELTKLEAHGLIAGREVVQTGRPNKRVFTVTEAGAAELAAFAATPPKPLLIRDDLAVKVHAVDHVDPGPVIEQLRERAEEAAVKLAFFEQTLLRLRGDQDEETFLRRGEHVGPYLSCLAGCRLEREMRDWCLETARTLTDRAARAERTKS, from the coding sequence ATGGCTCTGAGGCATGCCGTGCTGGCGGCCCTGCTCGGCGGCGAATACAGCGGCTACCAGCTCACCAAGATCTTCGACGTCGGCGTCTCCAACTTCTGGTACGCCGCCCCCCAGCAGCTCTACGCGGAGCTGACCAAGCTGGAGGCCCACGGGCTGATCGCGGGCCGGGAGGTCGTCCAGACGGGCCGGCCCAACAAGCGGGTGTTCACGGTCACCGAGGCCGGGGCCGCCGAGCTGGCCGCCTTCGCCGCGACCCCGCCCAAGCCCCTGCTCATCCGCGACGACCTCGCCGTCAAAGTACACGCCGTGGACCACGTCGACCCGGGGCCCGTGATCGAGCAGCTCCGGGAACGGGCCGAGGAGGCCGCGGTCAAGCTCGCCTTCTTCGAGCAGACCCTCCTGCGCCTGCGCGGCGACCAGGACGAGGAGACGTTCCTGCGCCGGGGCGAGCACGTCGGCCCCTACCTGTCCTGCCTGGCCGGCTGCCGCCTGGAACGCGAGATGCGCGACTGGTGCCTGGAGACCGCCCGGACCCTGACCGACCGCGCGGCCCGCGCGGAGAGGACGAAGTCATGA
- a CDS encoding nickel/cobalt transporter, with the protein MRVIRLGLLSVAMGLVLSTGLSVVLVAAAKAAPVAMHPLGNFTVNHYNGLRISPSDVRNLAVVDAAELPTLQAEPQVDASYAARRCGALAAAQRLTVAGTEVPWRVAGSGFAYAPGQGGLQTSRLTCRLVAEVRVSGAVEFADGFEQDRIGWREITAVGDGVRLVRSSVPPVSVSKELHAYPEDLLADPLDQRTATITVTPGAGLPGQDGSGAPGGTGSGGTGSGGIGSGGIGAGGIGAGGIGAGGPIGDALAALDRTFAGLIGSDSLTLPLGLLAVGLAVVLGAGHALIPGHGKTIMAAYLAGRRGRPRDALVVGATVTATHTVGVLVVGLLLSAFTALAGESVLAWLGVASGALIAVIGFRLLLNARRDTSPHGHGHGHGHGHGHGHGHGHGHGHGGEEGTKRAGLVGLGVAGGLVPSPSALVVLLGAIALGRTWFGVALVTAYGIGMAATLTATGLLLVKLVDRLEQRASAGRRLAARLSGLAPVGTAAMVVLLGAGLALRSVATL; encoded by the coding sequence ATGAGAGTCATCCGGCTCGGCCTGCTGTCCGTCGCGATGGGGCTGGTGCTGTCGACGGGCCTGAGCGTCGTCCTCGTCGCCGCGGCCAAGGCGGCGCCCGTGGCGATGCACCCGCTGGGCAACTTCACCGTCAACCACTACAACGGGCTGCGGATCTCGCCCTCCGACGTGCGCAACCTCGCCGTCGTGGACGCGGCCGAACTGCCCACGCTGCAGGCCGAGCCGCAGGTGGACGCCTCGTACGCGGCCCGCCGCTGCGGCGCCCTGGCCGCCGCCCAGCGGCTCACGGTGGCGGGCACGGAGGTGCCGTGGCGGGTGGCCGGCTCCGGCTTCGCCTACGCCCCCGGCCAAGGGGGGCTCCAGACCAGCCGCCTGACCTGCCGGCTCGTGGCCGAAGTCCGGGTCTCGGGGGCCGTGGAGTTCGCCGACGGGTTCGAGCAGGACAGGATCGGCTGGCGGGAGATCACGGCGGTGGGCGACGGGGTGCGCCTGGTCCGCTCGTCGGTGCCGCCGGTGAGCGTGAGCAAGGAGCTGCACGCCTACCCCGAGGACCTGCTGGCCGATCCGCTCGACCAGCGCACCGCGACGATCACCGTCACGCCCGGCGCGGGCCTGCCCGGCCAGGACGGCTCCGGCGCGCCCGGCGGCACCGGGTCCGGCGGCACCGGGTCCGGCGGGATCGGGTCCGGCGGGATCGGCGCCGGCGGGATCGGCGCCGGCGGGATCGGCGCCGGCGGGCCGATCGGGGACGCGCTGGCCGCCCTGGACCGGACGTTCGCCGGGCTGATCGGCTCCGACTCGCTGACGCTCCCGCTCGGGCTGCTGGCGGTCGGGCTGGCCGTGGTGCTGGGCGCCGGGCACGCGCTGATCCCCGGGCACGGCAAGACCATCATGGCCGCGTACCTGGCCGGGCGGCGCGGGCGCCCGCGCGACGCGCTCGTGGTGGGCGCGACGGTGACGGCCACGCACACGGTCGGGGTGCTGGTGGTGGGGCTGCTGCTGAGCGCGTTCACGGCGCTGGCGGGCGAGTCCGTGCTGGCGTGGCTGGGGGTGGCCAGCGGCGCGCTGATCGCCGTCATCGGCTTCCGCCTCCTCCTGAACGCCCGCCGCGACACCTCCCCGCACGGCCACGGTCACGGGCACGGTCACGGGCACGGTCATGGGCACGGTCATGGGCACGGGCACGGTCACGGCGGCGAGGAGGGGACAAAGCGGGCAGGGCTGGTGGGTCTCGGCGTCGCGGGCGGGCTCGTCCCCAGCCCGTCGGCCCTCGTCGTGCTCCTCGGCGCCATCGCGCTCGGCCGCACCTGGTTCGGCGTGGCGCTGGTGACCGCGTACGGCATCGGCATGGCCGCCACCCTCACCGCCACCGGCCTCCTGCTGGTCAAGCTGGTGGACCGCCTGGAACAGCGCGCCTCGGCCGGTCGTCGCCTGGCCGCCAGGCTCTCGGGCCTGGCCCCGGTGGGCACGGCCGCGATGGTGGTGCTGCTCGGCGCGGGCCTGGCCCTCCGCTCGGTGGCCACCCTCTAG
- a CDS encoding tetratricopeptide repeat protein — protein sequence MRAFVIFAGLALIGAMTFTILSFSAAPAPGPVADKPFTETLQDRLKRLPGDYRGWAQLASQYVDQARTTGDPSYYTKAEGAIATAARLKAEDDAVLTGQAALAAGRHEFAEAVRLAERAIDVNPYGAPAYGVLADARTQLGDLRGARRAVDEMLGLRPGVAAFARASYAAELRGDTAKAREYLEMAENDAWQPADLAYARYYLGELALHSGDLATAAGWYAKALQAYPGYTPALAGQARTAALSGRLTEALGLYQSVVERLPLPQYLIEQGETRIKAGRPADWTLLRAQRELFRAAGVRDDLTWAEFEADHGDPARAVEHARAEYARNPNLVAADALAWALFKAGKPAEALPYAEKATATGWRNPLLKYHRAKIEQALGRSVKVDAGFDPTLSALARFS from the coding sequence ATGCGTGCCTTCGTGATCTTCGCCGGGCTTGCCCTCATCGGGGCCATGACCTTCACGATCCTGTCGTTCTCGGCGGCGCCCGCGCCGGGGCCGGTGGCGGACAAGCCGTTCACCGAGACGCTGCAGGATCGGCTCAAGCGCCTGCCGGGCGACTACCGCGGCTGGGCCCAGCTCGCCTCCCAGTACGTCGACCAGGCCAGGACCACCGGCGACCCGTCGTACTACACCAAGGCGGAGGGCGCGATCGCCACCGCCGCCAGGCTCAAGGCCGAGGACGACGCGGTGCTCACCGGCCAGGCGGCGCTGGCCGCCGGGCGCCACGAGTTCGCCGAGGCGGTGCGGCTGGCCGAGCGCGCGATCGACGTCAACCCGTACGGCGCCCCGGCCTACGGCGTGCTGGCCGACGCGCGGACCCAGCTCGGGGACCTGCGCGGGGCGCGGCGGGCCGTGGACGAGATGCTGGGCCTGCGCCCGGGAGTCGCGGCCTTCGCCCGCGCCTCGTACGCGGCCGAGCTGCGCGGCGACACGGCCAAAGCCCGCGAATACCTCGAAATGGCGGAGAACGACGCGTGGCAGCCGGCCGACCTCGCCTACGCCCGCTACTACCTGGGCGAGCTGGCCCTGCACTCCGGCGACCTGGCCACGGCGGCCGGCTGGTACGCCAAGGCCCTGCAGGCCTACCCCGGCTACACCCCGGCGCTCGCGGGCCAGGCCAGGACCGCCGCGCTGAGCGGCCGGCTGACCGAGGCGCTGGGCCTCTACCAGAGCGTCGTCGAACGCCTCCCGCTCCCCCAATACCTGATCGAGCAGGGCGAGACCCGGATCAAGGCGGGCCGGCCCGCCGACTGGACCCTGCTGAGGGCGCAGCGCGAGCTGTTCCGGGCCGCGGGCGTGCGTGACGACCTGACCTGGGCCGAGTTCGAGGCCGACCACGGGGACCCGGCGCGGGCGGTCGAGCACGCCAGGGCCGAGTACGCGCGCAACCCGAACCTGGTCGCCGCCGACGCCCTCGCCTGGGCCCTGTTCAAGGCGGGCAAGCCGGCCGAGGCGCTCCCGTACGCCGAGAAGGCCACGGCGACCGGCTGGCGGAACCCGCTGCTGAAGTATCACCGCGCCAAGATCGAGCAGGCGCTGGGCCGGTCCGTCAAGGTGGACGCCGGCTTCGACCCGACATTGTCCGCACTGGCGAGGTTCTCATGA
- a CDS encoding DUF4331 domain-containing protein, with the protein MELRINRRALVGLGLAAAVAASSLAVLRTDSGIASSHREAPMIAGDPQHDNTDVYAFVSPDKADTVTLLANWIPFEEPHGGPNFYPFATKSRYNIKIDNDGDARPDITYEWTFRNEDKRGNTTFLYNNGPVTSLDDPNLLFRQRYTLRRITHSGVRTLVHDGIVAPSNVGPASMPDYGTLRAQSVKSLPGGGKTFAGQADEAFFLDLRVFDLLYGGNLSEVGQDTTRGYNVNSVALQVPSSELALKGDVRRNPVIGVCSTTDKFNGSRYVQVSRLCNPLVNEVVSPAGLKDAFNALPPERDADVAPLVKRVTDPEVARLLEAIYGIKAPATPRDDLVEIFLTGIAKQNGPIKADLNSQVLNKDAGKLRPAEMLRLNMAIPPAKDPNRLGVLAGDLQGFPNGRRLSDDVVDIALQAVAGAAVTGKLVPGLTDKVDRNDKPILQAFPYIPLPGNVAVNQR; encoded by the coding sequence ATGGAGCTCCGGATCAACCGGCGCGCTCTCGTCGGACTTGGCCTCGCCGCAGCTGTCGCCGCGTCGTCGTTGGCCGTGCTCCGCACCGACTCCGGCATCGCTTCCTCGCACCGCGAGGCCCCCATGATCGCGGGCGACCCCCAGCACGACAACACGGACGTGTACGCGTTCGTGAGCCCCGACAAGGCCGACACGGTGACCCTGCTGGCCAACTGGATCCCGTTCGAGGAGCCCCACGGCGGCCCGAACTTCTACCCGTTCGCCACGAAGTCCCGCTACAACATAAAGATCGACAACGACGGCGACGCCAGGCCCGACATCACGTACGAGTGGACGTTCCGCAACGAGGACAAGCGCGGCAACACCACGTTCCTCTACAACAACGGCCCCGTCACCTCGCTCGACGACCCGAACCTGCTCTTCCGCCAGCGCTACACGCTCAGGAGGATCACCCACAGCGGCGTCCGGACACTGGTCCACGACGGCATCGTGGCGCCGAGCAACGTCGGTCCGGCCTCGATGCCCGACTACGGCACCCTGCGCGCCCAGTCCGTCAAGAGCCTGCCCGGCGGCGGCAAGACGTTCGCCGGCCAGGCGGACGAGGCGTTCTTCCTGGACCTGCGCGTGTTCGACCTGCTCTACGGCGGCAACCTGTCCGAGGTCGGCCAGGACACCACCAGGGGCTACAACGTGAACAGCGTGGCCCTCCAGGTGCCCTCCTCCGAGCTGGCGCTCAAGGGCGACGTCAGGCGCAACCCGGTGATCGGCGTCTGCTCGACCACCGACAAGTTCAACGGCAGCAGGTACGTGCAGGTCTCGCGCCTGTGCAACCCGCTGGTGAACGAGGTCGTATCGCCCGCCGGGCTCAAGGACGCCTTCAACGCCCTGCCCCCGGAGCGGGACGCCGACGTGGCGCCGCTGGTCAAGCGGGTCACCGACCCCGAGGTGGCCAGGCTGCTGGAGGCCATCTACGGCATCAAGGCCCCCGCGACCCCGCGCGACGACCTGGTCGAGATCTTCCTGACCGGCATCGCCAAGCAGAACGGCCCGATCAAGGCCGACCTGAACTCGCAGGTGCTCAACAAGGACGCGGGCAAGCTGCGCCCCGCCGAGATGCTGCGGCTGAACATGGCCATCCCGCCCGCGAAGGACCCGAACCGCCTCGGCGTGCTGGCCGGCGACCTGCAGGGGTTCCCGAACGGCCGCCGGCTCTCCGACGACGTCGTGGACATCGCGCTGCAGGCCGTGGCGGGCGCCGCGGTGACCGGCAAGCTCGTGCCCGGGCTGACGGACAAGGTGGACAGGAACGACAAGCCGATCCTCCAGGCGTTCCCGTACATCCCGCTGCCCGGCAACGTCGCGGTGAACCAGCGCTGA
- a CDS encoding ABC transporter ATP-binding protein, whose product MVKELLSHVRPHRKILILGGLLGLIGSAAGLAMPLLAKYVVDAFGETGSMAGPLLGLTAAVLIGAVVSAAGSYLMERTGEGIVLGARRKLVDRMLRLKVADVDRLKPGDLLSRVTGDTTLLRAVLTNGIVESVSATFMLVGAIIMMATMDGVLLLVTLLVVVVIGGLVALIMPRIQRAQTHAQEAVGEMGAVLDRALQAYRTVKASGAEEREIAVVGDAAVRARDRGLQVAGWTSLAGVATWMAVQIAFLAVLAVGGARVASGTLEVSSLIAFLLYLFYLVPPIGQLVQGGVQLQQGLAAMKRIKEIEDLPAEPVGAAVAGTAEPVGVRFQDVVFKYGDDRPTVHDGVTFEVPPGGLTALVGPSGAGKSTVFALIERFYDHQKGLIAVGGRDIRDWPLGELRAALGYVEQDAPVLAGTLRENLLFAAQDATEDELRRAVARTRLDDLVDRLPEGLETPVGHRGVLLSGGERQRVAIARALLRKPRLLLLDEATSQLDAVNELRLREVIAEVATETTVLVIAHRLSTVTNADRIVVMEGGGVRAVGTHESLVGEDELYRELAATQFLVS is encoded by the coding sequence GTGGTCAAGGAGTTGCTCTCCCACGTCCGCCCGCACCGGAAGATCCTGATCCTGGGCGGGTTATTGGGCTTGATCGGCTCGGCGGCGGGCCTCGCCATGCCGTTGCTGGCCAAATACGTCGTGGACGCGTTCGGCGAGACCGGCTCGATGGCCGGGCCGTTGCTGGGGCTGACCGCGGCGGTGCTGATCGGCGCGGTCGTGTCGGCCGCCGGAAGCTATCTGATGGAGCGCACGGGCGAGGGCATCGTGCTCGGCGCCCGGCGCAAGCTCGTGGACCGGATGCTGCGCCTCAAGGTCGCCGACGTGGACCGGCTCAAGCCCGGCGACCTGCTGTCGCGGGTGACGGGTGACACGACCTTGCTGCGGGCGGTGCTGACCAACGGGATCGTCGAGTCCGTCAGCGCCACGTTCATGCTGGTCGGGGCCATCATCATGATGGCGACCATGGACGGCGTGCTGCTGCTGGTCACGCTGCTCGTGGTGGTGGTGATCGGCGGGCTCGTCGCGCTGATCATGCCGAGGATCCAGCGGGCGCAGACCCACGCCCAGGAGGCCGTGGGCGAGATGGGGGCCGTGCTGGACCGGGCGCTGCAGGCGTACCGGACCGTCAAGGCCAGCGGCGCGGAGGAGCGGGAGATCGCGGTGGTCGGCGACGCGGCGGTGCGCGCCCGCGACCGGGGGCTGCAGGTCGCCGGGTGGACGTCGCTCGCGGGAGTGGCGACGTGGATGGCGGTGCAGATCGCGTTCCTCGCCGTGCTGGCCGTCGGCGGGGCCAGGGTCGCGTCGGGCACGCTGGAGGTGTCGTCGCTGATCGCGTTCCTGCTCTACCTGTTCTACCTGGTGCCGCCGATCGGGCAGCTCGTCCAGGGCGGCGTCCAGCTCCAGCAGGGGCTGGCCGCGATGAAGCGGATCAAGGAGATCGAGGACCTGCCCGCCGAGCCGGTCGGCGCCGCCGTCGCGGGGACCGCCGAGCCGGTCGGGGTGAGGTTCCAGGACGTGGTCTTCAAGTACGGCGACGACCGGCCGACCGTGCACGACGGGGTCACCTTCGAGGTGCCGCCCGGCGGGCTGACCGCGCTGGTGGGGCCGTCGGGCGCGGGCAAGTCGACGGTGTTCGCGCTGATCGAGCGCTTCTACGACCACCAGAAGGGGCTCATCGCCGTCGGCGGGCGCGACATCCGCGACTGGCCGCTGGGCGAGCTGCGCGCCGCCCTCGGGTACGTCGAGCAGGACGCCCCCGTGCTGGCCGGCACCCTCAGGGAGAACCTGCTCTTCGCCGCCCAGGACGCCACCGAGGACGAGCTGCGCCGGGCCGTCGCCCGTACCAGGCTCGACGACCTGGTGGACAGGCTGCCCGAAGGGCTGGAGACGCCGGTCGGGCACCGCGGCGTGCTGCTGTCGGGCGGCGAGCGCCAGCGCGTCGCCATCGCCAGGGCGCTGCTGCGCAAGCCCCGGCTGCTGCTGCTCGACGAGGCCACCTCCCAGCTCGACGCGGTCAACGAGCTGCGGCTGCGCGAGGTCATCGCCGAGGTGGCCACGGAGACGACCGTGCTGGTGATCGCCCACCGGCTGTCCACCGTGACGAACGCGGACCGGATCGTGGTCATGGAAGGGGGCGGCGTACGGGCGGTCGGGACGCACGAATCGCTGGTCGGGGAGGACGAGCTCTACAGGGAGCTGGCCGCCACCCAGTTCCTCGTCAGTTAA
- the hutU gene encoding urocanate hydratase: protein MSRSVRAPRGTTITAKGWPQEAALRMLQNNLDPEVAEHPEQLVVYGGSGKAARDWASFDAMVRTLTTLEGDETLLVQSGRPVGVFRTHEWAPRVLIANSNLVPDWANWEEFRRLEAAGLTMYGQMTAGSWIYIGTQGILQGTYETFAAVAAKRFGGSLAGTITLTAGLGGMGGAQPLAVTMNGGVAICVDCDPRSVTRRIEHRYLDVQASSLDEALRLAYAARDERRPLSIGVVANAAEAVPDLLARGAEIDIVTDQTSAHDPLMYLPLGVAFEDMASERDKDPAGFTERARTSMARHVEAMVGFKDAGAEVFDYGNSIRGEAQLAGYGRAFDFPGFVPAYIRPLFCEGKGPFRWAALSGDPADIAATDRAILELFPENEGLARWIRKAGEKVHFQGLPARICWLGYGERNVAGERFNDMVASGELRAPVVIGRDHLDSGSVASPYRETEAMADGSDAIADWPLLNAMLNTASGAAWVSIHHGGGVGIGRSIHAGQVTVADGSALAGEKLNRVLTNDPGTGVMRHVDAGYEEAADVAAARGVRIPMRES from the coding sequence ATGAGCCGCAGCGTGCGCGCGCCGCGAGGCACGACGATCACCGCCAAGGGGTGGCCGCAGGAGGCGGCGCTCCGCATGCTCCAGAACAACCTGGACCCGGAGGTCGCCGAGCACCCCGAGCAGCTGGTCGTCTACGGCGGCTCGGGCAAGGCCGCGCGTGACTGGGCGTCGTTCGACGCGATGGTCAGGACGCTGACGACGCTCGAGGGCGACGAGACCCTCCTGGTCCAGTCGGGGCGCCCGGTGGGCGTGTTCCGCACCCACGAGTGGGCGCCCCGGGTGCTCATCGCCAACTCCAACCTGGTGCCCGACTGGGCCAACTGGGAGGAGTTCCGGCGGCTGGAGGCGGCCGGGCTCACCATGTACGGGCAGATGACCGCCGGGTCGTGGATCTACATCGGCACGCAGGGCATCCTGCAGGGGACGTACGAGACGTTCGCGGCCGTGGCCGCCAAACGCTTCGGAGGTTCGCTGGCCGGGACGATCACGCTCACGGCCGGCCTGGGCGGGATGGGCGGCGCCCAGCCCTTGGCCGTCACCATGAACGGCGGGGTGGCGATCTGCGTCGACTGCGACCCGCGCTCGGTCACCCGGCGGATCGAGCACCGCTACCTCGACGTGCAGGCGTCCTCGCTGGACGAGGCCCTGCGGCTGGCGTACGCGGCGCGCGACGAGCGCCGCCCCCTGTCCATCGGGGTCGTCGCGAACGCCGCCGAGGCCGTGCCCGACCTGCTCGCCCGCGGGGCCGAGATCGACATCGTCACCGACCAGACCTCGGCGCACGACCCCCTGATGTACCTGCCGCTGGGGGTCGCCTTCGAGGACATGGCCTCGGAGCGGGACAAGGACCCGGCCGGCTTCACCGAGCGGGCCCGCACCTCGATGGCACGGCACGTGGAGGCGATGGTCGGCTTCAAGGACGCCGGGGCGGAGGTGTTCGACTACGGCAACTCCATCCGGGGCGAGGCGCAGCTGGCCGGCTACGGGCGGGCCTTCGACTTCCCCGGGTTCGTGCCCGCGTACATCAGGCCGCTGTTCTGCGAGGGCAAGGGCCCGTTCCGGTGGGCGGCCCTGAGCGGCGACCCCGCCGACATCGCCGCGACCGACCGGGCCATCCTGGAGCTCTTCCCCGAGAACGAGGGGCTCGCCCGGTGGATCAGGAAGGCCGGGGAGAAGGTCCACTTCCAGGGGCTGCCCGCGCGGATCTGCTGGCTCGGCTACGGCGAGCGCAATGTCGCGGGGGAGCGCTTCAACGACATGGTGGCCTCGGGCGAGCTGCGGGCGCCCGTCGTGATCGGGCGCGACCACCTCGACAGCGGCTCCGTGGCCTCGCCGTACCGCGAGACGGAGGCGATGGCGGACGGTTCGGACGCGATCGCGGACTGGCCCCTGCTGAACGCCATGCTCAACACGGCCTCGGGGGCCGCCTGGGTGTCCATCCACCACGGGGGCGGGGTCGGGATCGGGCGGTCCATCCACGCCGGCCAGGTGACGGTGGCCGACGGCAGCGCGCTGGCGGGGGAGAAGCTGAACCGCGTGCTGACCAACGACCCGGGGACGGGGGTCATGCGGCACGTGGACGCGGGTTACGAGGAGGCCGCCGACGTCGCCGCCGCCCGCGGCGTCCGCATCCCGATGCGCGAGTCCTGA
- a CDS encoding MurR/RpiR family transcriptional regulator, whose amino-acid sequence MADGYHGGLSVLLDGRRLSPVQRRIAHYLTEHLDEAIFLSSVELAERAGVSQPSVTRFAMVLGFAGYPELRQALRPLVLGGAEVAQPQESLLRGAIDCEIRNLAIVRERLAAFPLKELGEQLAATEPLPVVGLRVSCGLATTFAYYARRIHPDVRLLTHGGSELVDGLHAARRAGAEWVVAVVLPRYPAEAVQALEYAEKMGLRVAAITDKSDFPAEVVLDAPVGDRLVFDSHAAPLALAMALVEAMADAAPLRTQARLEEYERMTDETGTFLPGDPA is encoded by the coding sequence GTGGCGGACGGATATCACGGTGGGCTGAGCGTGCTGCTGGATGGCCGGAGGCTGTCGCCCGTGCAGCGGAGGATCGCGCACTACCTCACCGAGCATCTCGATGAGGCGATCTTCCTGTCGAGCGTGGAGCTGGCCGAGCGGGCAGGGGTGAGCCAGCCGTCCGTGACCCGGTTCGCGATGGTGCTGGGCTTCGCCGGATATCCCGAGCTGCGGCAGGCGCTGCGCCCGCTCGTGCTGGGCGGCGCGGAGGTGGCGCAGCCGCAGGAGAGCCTGCTGCGCGGCGCCATCGACTGCGAGATCCGCAACCTCGCGATCGTCAGGGAGCGGCTGGCGGCCTTCCCGCTCAAGGAGCTCGGCGAGCAGCTGGCCGCCACCGAGCCGCTGCCCGTGGTGGGGCTGCGGGTCTCCTGCGGGCTGGCCACCACCTTCGCCTACTACGCCCGCCGCATCCACCCCGACGTGCGGCTGCTCACGCACGGCGGGTCGGAGCTGGTCGACGGGCTGCACGCGGCCCGCCGGGCGGGCGCGGAGTGGGTGGTGGCCGTGGTCCTGCCGAGATATCCGGCCGAGGCCGTGCAGGCGCTGGAGTACGCGGAGAAGATGGGGCTGCGGGTGGCGGCCATAACGGATAAGTCGGATTTCCCGGCGGAGGTCGTGCTGGACGCCCCCGTCGGCGACCGGCTCGTGTTCGACTCGCACGCGGCGCCGCTCGCCCTGGCCATGGCCCTGGTCGAGGCCATGGCCGACGCGGCGCCGCTGCGCACCCAGGCCCGGCTCGAGGAGTACGAGCGGATGACCGACGAGACCGGTACGTTCCTACCCGGCGATCCTGCGTAG
- a CDS encoding ABC transporter permease, whose product MIRHIALFTGYELKKSFSNPIWPLFGIMQPVLYLLMFAPLLKSLTPGGSTVDALRMFTPASMMMIAVFGSLFSGFGLIAELRNGSLERYAVSPAWRPAIVLGRVAKDMVVLVCQAILVLVVAVAMGVRIGAVEVVLVLLLMAATGLFASGLSQGLALTVRDENGMSQTLNLFMLPIMLLAGLFIPISFAPGWMQTLAPINPLYHAVEAGRALFAGRLSDSSIPIAFAVFIVLAVFTTIWSMRSLRRIAG is encoded by the coding sequence GTGATCCGCCACATCGCCCTGTTCACCGGCTACGAGCTGAAGAAGTCGTTCAGCAACCCGATCTGGCCGCTGTTCGGCATCATGCAGCCGGTGCTCTACCTGCTCATGTTCGCGCCGCTGCTGAAGTCGCTGACGCCGGGCGGCTCGACGGTGGACGCGCTGCGGATGTTCACGCCGGCCTCGATGATGATGATCGCGGTCTTCGGGTCGCTGTTCTCGGGGTTCGGGCTGATCGCCGAGCTGCGCAACGGCTCGCTCGAACGGTACGCCGTCAGCCCCGCCTGGCGGCCGGCCATCGTCCTCGGGCGGGTGGCCAAGGACATGGTCGTGCTGGTGTGCCAGGCGATCCTCGTGCTCGTCGTGGCCGTCGCGATGGGCGTGCGCATCGGGGCCGTCGAGGTGGTGCTGGTGCTGCTGCTCATGGCCGCCACCGGGCTGTTCGCCTCGGGGCTGTCCCAGGGGCTGGCGCTGACCGTGCGCGACGAGAACGGCATGTCGCAGACGCTCAACCTGTTCATGCTGCCGATCATGCTGCTGGCCGGGCTGTTCATCCCGATCTCGTTCGCGCCCGGCTGGATGCAGACGCTCGCCCCGATCAACCCGCTCTACCACGCGGTCGAGGCGGGGCGGGCGCTGTTCGCCGGCCGGTTGTCGGACTCGTCGATCCCGATCGCGTTCGCGGTGTTCATCGTGCTGGCGGTGTTCACCACGATCTGGTCGATGCGCTCGCTACGCAGGATCGCCGGGTAG
- a CDS encoding ATP-binding cassette domain-containing protein — MIIQAQGLRKTFTTRSRKGTQTVEAVRGVDLEVAEGEIFGVLGPNGAGKTTTIRMLSTLIAPDAGRATVAGHDLLKEPAAVRRKLGYVSQAGGVEDTTSARAQIMMAARIHAMADPKRATAEALERFDLTETADRPGRTLSGGQKRRVAIAIGLVHNPPLLFLDEPTTGLDPQNRANLWDRIRQLREAGTSVLLSTHYLDEADALCDRLMIVDHGEVVAEGTPGELKREVSGDVITLRVDDLERAADTLKPYARETRVDEDLLRVYVDDGEHTLPALLRALEEQGLGLSSIALDRSTLDDVFLAKTGRSLRDTGAAS; from the coding sequence ATGATCATTCAGGCGCAGGGCCTGCGAAAGACGTTCACCACCAGGAGCAGGAAGGGCACGCAGACCGTCGAGGCCGTCCGCGGGGTGGACCTCGAGGTCGCGGAAGGTGAGATCTTCGGCGTGCTCGGCCCCAACGGGGCCGGCAAGACCACCACGATCAGGATGCTCTCCACGCTGATCGCCCCCGACGCGGGCAGGGCCACCGTCGCGGGCCACGACCTGCTCAAGGAGCCCGCCGCCGTCCGGCGCAAACTCGGGTACGTGAGCCAGGCCGGCGGCGTGGAGGACACCACGAGCGCCAGGGCCCAGATCATGATGGCCGCCAGGATCCACGCCATGGCCGACCCGAAGCGGGCCACCGCCGAGGCGCTGGAGCGCTTCGACCTGACCGAGACGGCCGACCGCCCCGGCCGTACCCTGTCGGGCGGGCAGAAGCGGCGCGTGGCCATCGCGATCGGGCTGGTGCACAACCCGCCGCTGCTCTTCCTCGACGAGCCCACCACCGGCCTCGACCCGCAGAACCGCGCCAACCTCTGGGACCGCATCAGGCAGCTGCGCGAGGCCGGCACGAGCGTGCTGCTCAGCACCCACTACCTCGACGAGGCCGACGCGCTGTGCGACCGCCTCATGATCGTCGACCATGGCGAGGTCGTGGCCGAGGGCACCCCCGGAGAGCTCAAGCGGGAGGTCTCCGGCGACGTGATCACGCTCAGGGTGGACGACCTGGAGCGGGCCGCGGACACGCTCAAGCCGTACGCCCGCGAGACCCGCGTCGACGAGGACCTGCTGCGCGTCTACGTCGACGACGGCGAGCACACGCTGCCCGCGCTGCTGCGGGCCCTTGAGGAGCAGGGGCTGGGGCTGAGCTCGATCGCGCTCGACCGCTCCACGCTCGACGACGTCTTCCTGGCCAAGACCGGCCGTTCCCTCCGCGACACCGGAGCCGCCTCGTGA